The following are encoded in a window of Rubellicoccus peritrichatus genomic DNA:
- a CDS encoding DUF4955 domain-containing protein produces MIKCIIPIFLSLSLASLSVGQTSSIWKKYQEAKKAGNEEPLPDYSYAGYGFGEKAIPDVEAEVFNVTDFGAFPDDGKADLEGIQDAINAAEENGGGIVFFPPGRFLVSEVEGASKCIEIRGSNIVLRGSGSDEGGTTLFMRHRLFPADPKIGWSIPPAVYFTPLDKGLSSREILMAKGNAEARLAADAQRGDFQIKVADASGFKVGEVVSIAAEGTRLNSYYLDGLKTRENWERINTRGVAVTEKHLIKKIEGNTLVFHAPLHDRFLVSDDWAVIVYPVLEECGFEDIHVEGNFHEVYVHHKQNGFGAVSMESCLNSWIRRCRFTNLINGAAFSGCVASSMLLNEIGGNPGHSSFSISFGTNNLFGLSRDVCGYYHGPNVSHLAIGSVVWRYTADHGARGGPDFHATFPQVTLWDACDSKYLDSHGGNFKDLPNHLGGLTLWNFNQTGKPDKDVDYWDLLPGQPDKPYGPLTVVKPTIVGFHGADTTFDRSTVGYLESLGRAVSPESLYEAQLELRLGKKPEWIEQAKTEWKEIIEDRTE; encoded by the coding sequence ATGATAAAATGCATTATTCCAATCTTTCTCTCTCTAAGCCTCGCATCATTGAGTGTCGGGCAAACGAGTTCGATTTGGAAGAAATATCAAGAGGCTAAAAAAGCAGGTAACGAGGAGCCTTTGCCGGATTACTCTTACGCTGGTTACGGATTCGGCGAAAAAGCGATTCCTGACGTCGAAGCCGAGGTCTTTAATGTCACCGATTTTGGGGCATTTCCAGATGACGGAAAAGCTGACCTTGAAGGGATTCAAGATGCTATCAATGCTGCAGAAGAGAACGGAGGTGGCATCGTATTTTTCCCGCCGGGGCGTTTTCTCGTTAGTGAGGTTGAGGGGGCCAGCAAGTGCATCGAAATTCGAGGCTCAAATATTGTTCTTCGTGGGAGTGGATCAGATGAGGGCGGGACGACTCTTTTTATGCGTCATCGCCTTTTTCCTGCTGATCCTAAAATTGGGTGGAGTATCCCGCCTGCAGTTTATTTTACTCCTTTGGATAAAGGGCTTAGTAGTCGTGAAATCCTGATGGCCAAGGGGAATGCGGAGGCTCGTTTGGCGGCAGATGCACAAAGGGGCGATTTTCAAATAAAGGTTGCTGATGCATCTGGATTCAAAGTGGGAGAGGTTGTTTCGATTGCGGCCGAGGGTACTCGTTTGAACTCCTATTATTTGGATGGACTTAAGACACGTGAAAACTGGGAGCGTATCAATACCAGAGGTGTCGCTGTAACAGAGAAGCATTTGATCAAAAAAATAGAGGGAAACACACTTGTTTTTCATGCTCCACTACATGACCGCTTTCTGGTATCAGACGATTGGGCAGTGATCGTTTACCCGGTTCTTGAAGAATGTGGCTTTGAAGACATCCATGTGGAAGGAAACTTTCATGAGGTGTATGTGCATCATAAACAGAACGGGTTTGGGGCGGTTTCAATGGAATCCTGTTTAAACTCATGGATACGTCGTTGTCGTTTCACAAACTTGATTAACGGTGCGGCTTTTTCTGGTTGTGTGGCGAGCTCGATGTTACTGAACGAAATAGGAGGAAACCCGGGCCATTCTTCTTTCTCGATTTCATTTGGAACGAATAATCTGTTTGGGTTGAGCCGTGATGTTTGTGGTTATTACCACGGTCCCAATGTTTCACATTTGGCGATTGGTAGCGTTGTTTGGAGATACACTGCAGATCATGGTGCTCGTGGTGGTCCTGATTTTCATGCTACATTTCCGCAGGTGACATTGTGGGATGCCTGCGACTCCAAATATCTTGATAGTCATGGTGGCAACTTTAAAGACCTCCCGAATCATCTCGGTGGACTTACGCTTTGGAATTTTAATCAGACAGGCAAGCCGGATAAAGATGTTGATTATTGGGATTTGCTACCTGGTCAACCTGACAAGCCTTATGGCCCATTGACGGTCGTTAAGCCAACGATCGTTGGTTTCCACGGAGCAGATACAACATTTGACCGTTCCACGGTTGGCTATCTGGAGAGCCTTGGGCGTGCCGTGTCGCCGGAGTCACTTTATGAGGCACAATTAGAGCTCAGACTTGGAAAAAAACCAGAATGGATCGAACAGGCAAAAACAGAATGGAAGGAGATCATTGAAGATCGAACTGAGTAA
- a CDS encoding NAD(P)-dependent oxidoreductase, producing the protein MRILFTGSAGFLGQSIFKAFEGRHKIRLMDVRPFETDHEMFIGDVGNLDDCRRAVKDIDTLVIAHMAPRPIDRPEPSFDAAVKGTANLFFAAEEAGIKRICLISSVNTVRAHGESVFASHDTPMQGIDIYDLSKICQEVIAEQYHRCADMKIAVLRIGYVVDAKLLTNKYGVDLDGFVEGMIDRGDVGEAALRTLELPDLGYEIFYVIGELESKQYEVTSTWKRLGWIPKHLVRSVLEETAS; encoded by the coding sequence ATGAGAATACTATTTACAGGATCAGCCGGGTTCCTCGGACAATCAATCTTTAAAGCCTTCGAAGGTCGGCATAAAATCAGGCTGATGGATGTTAGGCCTTTTGAAACCGATCACGAGATGTTCATTGGTGATGTTGGTAATCTGGATGATTGTCGTCGTGCCGTGAAAGATATTGATACTCTTGTCATTGCGCACATGGCGCCACGCCCGATTGATCGTCCAGAGCCAAGTTTTGATGCTGCAGTCAAAGGGACAGCGAATCTCTTCTTTGCCGCTGAGGAAGCCGGCATCAAGCGCATTTGCCTGATCTCAAGTGTCAATACGGTAAGGGCACATGGGGAGTCAGTTTTTGCATCCCATGACACCCCAATGCAGGGGATCGATATTTACGATTTGAGCAAGATCTGCCAAGAGGTTATTGCGGAGCAGTATCATCGTTGTGCGGATATGAAAATTGCCGTACTCCGTATCGGCTACGTCGTCGATGCAAAGCTGCTTACAAATAAGTACGGTGTTGACTTGGATGGCTTTGTCGAAGGCATGATCGATCGCGGGGATGTGGGCGAAGCAGCGCTCCGCACTTTGGAACTACCGGATCTGGGGTATGAAATTTTCTATGTCATTGGCGAGCTGGAAAGTAAGCAATATGAAGTGACATCTACCTGGAAACGGCTTGGTTGGATTCCCAAGCACCTTGTTCGCTCCGTTCTTGAAGAGACGGCATCATGA
- a CDS encoding type II secretion system protein → MHQSTFNSNNDHKRSGFTLTELLVVIAIIGVLSAILIPTIGSVREKSNTTEGVATMRQIGTTSLIYAQDNRGRLPGPSWWGVHATASTGLPKALYPYYHGVEVPASEKGKILEPFVPNFLRELCEENPGQTLYIITSDNIEGSSTENAWRGEGGKPQASPWGYLKYNEMPLTLEAIAAQAADRPKSRRGLPSVELMRNAAVFDESLSYSDWMASPYGGNYLALMADGHVQVRDGGGVAKTNWAK, encoded by the coding sequence ATGCATCAATCTACTTTTAACTCAAACAATGATCACAAAAGGTCCGGGTTCACTTTAACGGAGCTTTTGGTTGTAATCGCGATAATAGGAGTATTATCCGCCATCCTTATTCCTACCATAGGCTCAGTCCGGGAGAAATCGAATACCACCGAGGGAGTTGCTACGATGCGACAAATCGGAACGACGAGTCTTATCTACGCGCAGGACAATCGTGGTCGCCTGCCCGGCCCTTCTTGGTGGGGCGTTCATGCCACAGCCAGTACAGGACTACCAAAGGCTTTATATCCCTACTATCATGGTGTAGAAGTTCCAGCATCAGAAAAAGGGAAAATCCTCGAACCATTCGTCCCCAACTTCCTGCGCGAATTATGCGAGGAAAACCCGGGACAAACATTATATATCATCACCTCAGATAACATTGAGGGCAGTAGCACCGAAAATGCCTGGAGAGGGGAAGGTGGAAAACCACAAGCCAGCCCATGGGGTTACCTCAAATACAACGAGATGCCATTAACGCTTGAAGCAATTGCAGCACAAGCGGCAGATCGCCCCAAGTCCAGACGCGGTCTACCCAGCGTGGAACTGATGAGGAATGCTGCAGTATTTGATGAAAGCCTATCCTATAGCGACTGGATGGCATCTCCTTATGGAGGCAATTACCTGGCGCTGATGGCGGATGGGCATGTCCAAGTGAGAGATGGTGGCGGAGTTGCCAAAACCAACTGGGCCAAGTGA
- a CDS encoding sodium:solute symporter family transporter, with translation MQTWDWVVVVSYLGVMLSIGMICKALNKDSSDYFRGGGSMLWWMSGLSTIMSSISLWTFSAAGVRVYNTGFFQILTYFMALIGMPLLIFYFAKRFRRMRVITSADAVRRRYGRASEQFWVWVSVPIGIFYSGMALHIIAIFVGAAIGIEIEYTVIALGAVITLMALTGGAWAVSVSDFVQGMITFVVVTIVCVRVFMLPEVGGVTGFFDKLPPEMTDFNLWSRPAIWIPLLVVTAISNLLRVANINDSGSYFLKVKNDREATRQAIMQAFTPFLPLMVFLPIMACTWVIPDLQSALPNLEEKATEGAYVAIAMKVLPTGMLGLLVCAIFAVQMSSLDTGLNKNAGFLVCNFYRDILRPNASEKELVRVGMLFTLLFGILIIVIGLFITKFRTLNIFQFSMLLSTLLQLPMVVPMVMGLVVKRTPGWSAWSTVIIGMGLGFLINFVWLTDATDTQNFAKFLGMNEPLNDIEATDLRFFTGWLAINIISYAWYFSTSLFYKRTSEAFKTEVNAFFEDMRTPIIDIEHGKYDDAQHQAMNLDASQYRIIGLLCMMCGGAIMLGTFIPNTLNDRMLFIYGGGTVVGIGTFLYMRYRRLMTKVKLNNTTQITELATETNE, from the coding sequence ATGCAAACATGGGACTGGGTCGTCGTTGTATCATATCTGGGGGTAATGCTGTCGATCGGCATGATCTGCAAGGCGCTCAATAAGGACAGTAGCGACTATTTCCGTGGTGGTGGCAGCATGCTCTGGTGGATGAGCGGACTGTCGACCATCATGTCGAGCATCTCCCTATGGACATTCTCTGCGGCAGGAGTTCGTGTTTATAACACAGGATTTTTCCAAATCCTGACTTACTTCATGGCATTAATTGGCATGCCTTTGCTGATCTTCTATTTCGCTAAAAGATTCCGGCGCATGCGTGTTATTACGTCCGCAGATGCAGTCCGGCGACGCTATGGACGGGCCTCCGAACAGTTCTGGGTCTGGGTCTCGGTGCCGATTGGTATCTTTTACTCAGGAATGGCCTTGCACATTATCGCGATCTTCGTCGGCGCAGCGATTGGTATCGAAATCGAGTATACCGTCATAGCACTTGGCGCAGTGATAACTTTGATGGCGCTGACAGGTGGAGCATGGGCGGTTTCGGTTTCGGACTTCGTCCAGGGGATGATTACCTTCGTTGTCGTCACTATTGTATGCGTGCGGGTGTTCATGCTCCCGGAAGTCGGAGGTGTCACTGGTTTTTTTGATAAACTTCCTCCGGAGATGACGGACTTCAACCTGTGGAGTCGGCCAGCCATCTGGATACCGCTACTCGTTGTCACTGCAATCAGTAATCTCCTAAGAGTCGCAAACATCAATGATTCGGGCAGCTATTTTTTGAAGGTAAAAAACGACCGGGAGGCAACACGTCAGGCCATCATGCAAGCCTTCACTCCATTCCTCCCTCTGATGGTCTTTCTACCAATCATGGCATGCACATGGGTCATTCCCGATCTGCAATCTGCACTTCCAAATCTTGAGGAAAAAGCAACGGAGGGAGCCTATGTTGCCATCGCAATGAAAGTCCTCCCCACTGGCATGCTGGGTCTTCTGGTCTGCGCCATTTTTGCAGTCCAAATGTCCAGTCTGGATACGGGACTGAATAAAAACGCCGGCTTCCTGGTTTGTAATTTCTACCGTGACATCCTTCGCCCCAATGCCAGCGAAAAGGAACTCGTACGCGTCGGCATGCTCTTCACCTTATTATTCGGAATCCTGATTATCGTCATAGGCTTGTTCATCACCAAATTCCGCACCCTGAATATATTTCAATTCTCAATGCTCCTAAGCACGCTGCTTCAATTGCCAATGGTTGTCCCAATGGTGATGGGGCTTGTGGTTAAACGCACTCCGGGATGGAGCGCATGGTCGACCGTTATCATCGGCATGGGACTGGGCTTTCTGATCAACTTCGTCTGGCTGACTGATGCCACGGACACACAGAATTTCGCCAAATTCCTCGGCATGAACGAGCCACTTAATGACATTGAAGCAACCGACCTCCGATTCTTCACTGGATGGTTAGCAATTAACATAATATCCTATGCCTGGTATTTCTCTACGAGCTTGTTCTATAAAAGAACAAGCGAAGCATTCAAAACCGAGGTGAACGCTTTCTTCGAAGACATGCGAACTCCCATCATCGATATCGAGCATGGCAAATACGATGACGCTCAACACCAGGCGATGAACCTTGATGCCTCACAATATCGCATTATCGGATTACTTTGTATGATGTGCGGTGGTGCAATCATGCTTGGAACCTTCATTCCCAACACCCTGAATGATCGAATGTTGTTCATCTACGGCGGAGGGACAGTCGTGGGAATCGGAACCTTTCTTTACATGCGGTACCGCAGATTGATGACAAAAGTTAAGCTCAACAACACTACCCAAATCACCGAGCTAGCGACTGAAACCAACGAATAG
- a CDS encoding DUF4955 domain-containing protein, which produces MNFTLDPSSLKISFLLRLVAFSGLFLFASCENANRQGAYEEPSSPKADVEEEAVVEAESPSSVEILKESDRRKIPGDDTPVFESFVEAQQDGESALIPDYSYAGYHRSEKPLPEVTRDAYKYFDVTEFGANATDDRSDRDAVLRALKAAHEHSGPAVVFFPPGVYLLNEKSDLGKPPLEITGNDIVLKGSGAWKTTLRFNEAPFFGQFLLKFRSPSGKDDYWRGDRKLPGIILEQVDDFSVKVSDTHGFKPGVRVNMNANLDVSLPSTAEYFLPHEIPEGVKQRNGGKINDVFELHEVKSVEGDIVTFAEPIHLDIPYFQNIGFYAIENMITECGIEDLALVGGFYQQFKHYNASRFCEAYRMLKFDHAFNCWGRRLRIANYSNAMELWMSSFNTFTDILLEGNAGHLSISVMNGYGNLLAFVREYTDTHHGLGVARSAVGTVFLRCVQYANMEAHCGWPRATLYDLNEGGFYPRGGGARYFPHHDKGLTFWNWHVTEPGSYNFWPSTPYGSFMPPAVVGLHGEDFELIDPEKNLLVFESYGEPVEPESLFEAQLALRLGELPEWLRSASESFEAVSRHSRVRISSPKNYSQFPGGAPVSVSFEVPSGMDLDHIERVNLLASSTSLWNGFHLVPKADPKSMSMEFNPPHSGVWVLRAQLINSLGESSLSNPITLFSGSPSSLRPLPVAGASMIPGNDKQKLHADYVSKGGGHARVIPDSKTLASRKDDEAYYLFEKDYAVELQEFHERYSDEAVRPIVEKAQNVNLAKTLFDGKKRGESRGLYHYMDTMVQAWFDWPRKVNRLDIHWKNGAPAKPVRLEILTSSNYPECLYTVANDESLWEFSVGRLGETLIRESIDGEDVTTLYFPEREARAVRLLLSGVSGEVTELEFFGP; this is translated from the coding sequence ATGAATTTTACCCTTGATCCATCTTCTTTGAAAATATCGTTTTTGTTGCGTTTGGTTGCCTTTTCCGGGCTCTTTCTTTTTGCGTCCTGTGAGAACGCCAATCGGCAAGGCGCTTATGAGGAACCATCATCACCAAAAGCGGATGTTGAGGAAGAGGCCGTCGTTGAGGCTGAGAGTCCTTCGTCGGTAGAAATCTTAAAAGAGTCAGATCGGAGGAAGATCCCTGGAGATGATACTCCAGTATTTGAATCATTTGTCGAAGCTCAGCAGGACGGTGAATCTGCGCTGATTCCGGATTACAGTTATGCGGGTTATCACCGTAGTGAAAAGCCTCTGCCGGAAGTGACAAGAGACGCCTACAAGTATTTTGATGTTACTGAGTTTGGTGCCAATGCTACTGATGACCGATCTGATCGTGATGCTGTGCTTCGGGCTTTAAAGGCGGCGCATGAGCATTCCGGGCCGGCTGTGGTATTCTTTCCGCCGGGAGTTTATTTACTCAATGAAAAGTCGGATTTAGGAAAGCCACCTCTTGAGATCACGGGTAATGATATTGTATTGAAGGGGAGTGGTGCCTGGAAGACGACTTTGCGTTTTAATGAGGCTCCGTTTTTCGGACAGTTCCTTTTGAAGTTTCGTTCACCAAGCGGCAAAGATGATTACTGGCGTGGTGATCGTAAATTGCCCGGTATAATACTGGAACAAGTGGATGATTTTTCGGTTAAGGTGAGCGATACACATGGATTCAAGCCGGGGGTGCGTGTGAATATGAATGCCAATCTGGATGTTAGCCTGCCATCTACCGCTGAGTATTTTCTGCCTCATGAGATCCCAGAAGGGGTTAAGCAACGAAATGGTGGCAAAATTAATGATGTTTTCGAATTGCATGAGGTTAAATCAGTCGAGGGTGACATAGTTACTTTTGCTGAGCCTATTCACCTTGATATTCCGTATTTTCAGAACATTGGTTTTTATGCCATCGAAAATATGATTACTGAATGTGGTATCGAGGACTTGGCCTTGGTTGGTGGGTTTTACCAGCAGTTTAAACACTACAACGCGTCGCGTTTTTGCGAGGCATATCGTATGCTGAAGTTTGACCATGCTTTCAATTGCTGGGGGCGGAGGTTGCGGATTGCGAATTATAGTAATGCGATGGAGTTATGGATGTCCTCATTTAATACGTTCACGGATATCTTACTTGAAGGAAATGCAGGCCATTTATCCATTTCTGTGATGAACGGCTATGGTAATTTGTTGGCTTTTGTTCGTGAGTACACGGATACACATCATGGGCTGGGGGTTGCGCGCTCTGCTGTTGGCACTGTTTTTCTAAGATGTGTCCAATATGCGAACATGGAGGCTCACTGCGGTTGGCCTCGCGCAACACTTTATGATCTGAATGAAGGTGGATTTTATCCGCGTGGTGGTGGTGCCAGATATTTCCCGCACCACGATAAAGGACTGACTTTTTGGAATTGGCATGTGACCGAGCCGGGGAGCTATAATTTTTGGCCGAGTACTCCATATGGCTCCTTTATGCCACCCGCTGTTGTGGGGCTTCATGGCGAAGACTTCGAGTTGATTGACCCGGAGAAGAATCTTTTGGTCTTTGAATCTTATGGCGAGCCGGTGGAACCGGAATCATTGTTCGAAGCTCAGCTTGCTCTGCGCCTGGGAGAATTGCCTGAGTGGTTGAGGAGCGCAAGTGAGTCTTTCGAGGCAGTGAGTCGTCATTCGAGGGTCCGAATCAGTAGTCCAAAAAACTACAGTCAATTTCCGGGCGGCGCACCTGTTTCCGTATCCTTCGAGGTTCCTTCTGGGATGGATCTCGATCATATCGAGCGAGTTAACCTTCTGGCCTCATCGACCAGTTTGTGGAATGGTTTTCATTTGGTGCCTAAGGCAGATCCGAAGTCAATGAGCATGGAGTTTAATCCACCTCATAGTGGAGTTTGGGTTTTGCGTGCGCAGTTAATCAACTCACTTGGTGAGTCCAGTCTTAGTAATCCCATAACACTGTTTAGTGGGAGCCCTTCGAGCCTTAGGCCATTACCGGTTGCCGGGGCGAGCATGATTCCGGGCAACGATAAGCAGAAACTTCATGCAGACTATGTTAGCAAGGGGGGAGGGCATGCTCGCGTCATCCCGGATAGTAAAACGCTGGCCAGTCGCAAGGATGACGAAGCGTATTATTTGTTTGAGAAGGATTATGCGGTAGAACTCCAGGAGTTCCACGAGCGTTACAGTGATGAGGCAGTGAGGCCAATTGTTGAGAAGGCTCAAAATGTTAATTTAGCAAAAACTTTGTTTGATGGGAAAAAACGTGGAGAATCTCGCGGGCTTTATCATTACATGGATACCATGGTTCAGGCTTGGTTTGATTGGCCTCGAAAAGTCAATCGTCTTGATATTCATTGGAAGAATGGTGCTCCGGCTAAGCCGGTCCGTTTGGAGATTTTGACCTCAAGCAACTATCCTGAGTGCCTCTACACAGTGGCGAATGATGAATCGTTATGGGAATTTTCAGTTGGTCGATTAGGTGAGACTCTCATTAGAGAAAGTATTGATGGAGAAGATGTTACGACCTTATATTTTCCTGAACGAGAAGCGCGTGCAGTTCGTCTATTACTCTCAGGCGTTTCGGGTGAAGTCACTGAATTAGAGTTTTTTGGTCCCTGA
- a CDS encoding LacI family DNA-binding transcriptional regulator, giving the protein MAGRTILKDVADEAGVSVMTASRALRGIGRVNAETRRRVLEVAISLGYQRHVGQVFPGFGNATPSDHNLRVVMPAFKPSSFGVDGSLGSRIVSGLRDVLAQNGGILKIIEADDLEDFLKKFPRVQTHGIVLRQVLPNSWLRKLQELAPVVYAISHDVQPGVDCVYFNEFKSATMIYDLLLSRGHKHFAWVTPNRSNPLSNIDYDKYDLSSGFDRQAFNFTYARYASWRALDLGIEEDPVKHEYIVHPLHMHESERKTDSKRTGEEAAKAILKLKKLPTAVISGADDLAIPMLEYLEKEGINIPEDMSVVTYLHSDVKVRMKKRMSGVRLPFGQVGRIIPEIIQRRITHPEASYFSVALETELLDRGTVANAPGHI; this is encoded by the coding sequence ATGGCAGGTAGAACTATTTTGAAAGATGTTGCCGATGAGGCTGGAGTAAGCGTGATGACCGCTTCCAGAGCTCTTCGCGGCATCGGCAGGGTCAACGCAGAAACGCGCCGCAGAGTTCTGGAAGTCGCCATTTCGTTGGGGTATCAACGTCATGTTGGGCAAGTATTCCCCGGATTTGGCAATGCGACCCCGTCCGACCATAACCTGAGAGTCGTCATGCCGGCCTTCAAGCCAAGCTCGTTTGGTGTCGACGGCTCACTCGGCTCAAGGATCGTGAGCGGTTTGCGTGATGTCCTGGCTCAGAATGGAGGCATTTTAAAAATCATCGAAGCTGATGATCTCGAAGACTTCCTCAAGAAATTCCCAAGGGTGCAAACCCATGGAATCGTTTTGAGACAAGTGCTGCCAAATAGTTGGCTGCGCAAGCTCCAGGAACTCGCACCAGTTGTGTATGCAATATCACACGATGTGCAACCAGGGGTTGATTGCGTCTACTTTAATGAATTCAAGTCGGCGACAATGATTTACGACCTTCTGCTTTCGCGTGGGCACAAGCATTTCGCATGGGTCACTCCAAACCGGTCCAATCCCCTCAGCAATATTGATTACGACAAATATGATTTGAGCTCTGGCTTTGACCGACAGGCCTTTAATTTCACTTACGCAAGATATGCATCGTGGCGGGCTCTCGATTTGGGAATAGAGGAAGACCCAGTCAAACACGAGTATATCGTTCACCCTCTGCACATGCATGAGTCAGAACGAAAAACTGACTCAAAACGCACCGGTGAAGAAGCAGCCAAGGCGATATTAAAGCTCAAGAAGCTTCCCACCGCGGTGATAAGCGGAGCCGATGACCTGGCCATTCCAATGCTGGAGTATCTGGAAAAAGAAGGTATCAATATCCCCGAAGACATGAGCGTTGTAACCTACCTGCACTCAGATGTGAAGGTACGGATGAAGAAAAGGATGTCAGGCGTAAGGCTACCATTTGGCCAAGTCGGCCGAATCATCCCGGAAATTATTCAGCGGCGGATCACCCATCCGGAGGCCAGCTATTTTTCAGTAGCCCTGGAAACGGAATTACTTGATCGCGGAACCGTGGCAAATGCTCCGGGGCATATCTAA
- a CDS encoding PEP-CTERM sorting domain-containing protein (PEP-CTERM proteins occur, often in large numbers, in the proteomes of bacteria that also encode an exosortase, a predicted intramembrane cysteine proteinase. The presence of a PEP-CTERM domain at a protein's C-terminus predicts cleavage within the sorting domain, followed by covalent anchoring to some some component of the (usually Gram-negative) cell surface. Many PEP-CTERM proteins exhibit an unusual sequence composition that includes large numbers of potential glycosylation sites. Expression of one such protein has been shown restore the ability of a bacterium to form floc, a type of biofilm.) has product MKKSLQLIIAAATISVFPLAASAQTLAGSFLMQTGSGTGLDSTIETSRTTGGNVDTRGAVAGDVGLLAGTVMGSGGYTGLNFANFSFTSNYTNMNRFGGAGGAFITWDFDFSTYLAGKTIGTGAGESSFAVDVNYAGRREGAGGNDGVFYISFNNGSGLTLDTTLVTDMTPGDGATAVMNASNYTSIGTIPGGTGSGSASYDITSFLADSTDGRVRVAYFDDSFSAAISVQNASGIVETINIPEPATVSGFFAVGALVFAAIYRSRRRA; this is encoded by the coding sequence ATGAAAAAATCCCTACAACTTATCATTGCTGCTGCGACCATTTCGGTATTTCCCTTAGCAGCCTCTGCACAAACCCTGGCGGGTTCGTTTTTAATGCAAACCGGAAGCGGGACTGGTCTCGATAGTACTATAGAAACATCACGAACTACTGGAGGCAATGTGGACACACGAGGTGCCGTTGCCGGTGATGTTGGGCTTCTTGCAGGTACTGTAATGGGCAGTGGAGGCTATACTGGTTTGAATTTTGCGAATTTCAGCTTTACGTCGAACTACACTAACATGAATCGATTTGGTGGTGCAGGCGGTGCTTTCATTACCTGGGATTTCGATTTTTCCACTTACCTCGCTGGCAAGACGATTGGCACTGGTGCTGGTGAATCATCCTTTGCGGTGGATGTCAATTACGCTGGTCGACGAGAAGGTGCGGGTGGGAATGATGGAGTCTTCTACATCAGTTTTAATAATGGCAGTGGTTTGACTCTGGATACCACACTGGTTACGGACATGACTCCAGGAGATGGTGCTACGGCCGTCATGAATGCCAGCAACTACACTTCTATTGGAACTATTCCTGGGGGAACTGGATCTGGTTCGGCCAGTTATGATATCACTTCTTTTCTTGCAGATTCGACGGATGGTAGAGTGCGTGTCGCCTATTTTGATGATTCATTCAGTGCTGCAATTTCGGTCCAGAATGCGAGTGGTATCGTCGAGACCATAAACATCCCTGAGCCAGCGACAGTGTCGGGTTTCTTTGCAGTCGGTGCGTTGGTATTTGCTGCGATTTACCGCAGTCGCCGTCGGGCATAA